The following proteins are co-located in the Spirosoma montaniterrae genome:
- a CDS encoding sensor histidine kinase — protein sequence MRALLTTASSRQNVRFVLGILFICLFSSWVRAGVDTTTINQWRQKTQYLLFRSNDSSFALGTQIIRHSKQLGYTKGVGWGYALIGTVYRNKGAFDSSLYYAQQALAIFDAQNQADGQANVYNLLALTYKRMGDAQKVKLLTHKAIQYSYLARDFAIKSRQYGELSRAYNTIGISYRDLKQFDSARVYYRRAIAVELQHQPSFSYLPVSYANYGQILMDADKRYDEAISYYKRAIPLYEKQGNWAGLEHVYRNLNVTFRLQKKYPQAIEAANESVAYGRAVNDPHRLFNSLQQSYLTYRAAGQYEQAIIHLEEWKQREDSLLSIEKTQTVAKLEAAYESEKKEARIRQLADEHRKNRQQMTILAVGILLLLILLGGLFGQYQILQQSRSKIRQQSDQMSLMMRELHHRVKNNLAIVSSLLRLQASQLSDERVAQAIRTGQQRVEAMSLIHQRLYQTETITTVNVRHYLTDLINSLVRAYGYNSDDIDLQLDIRREWLDVDVAVPLGLIVNELATNSFKHAFPQVNRPMLRLSLYEDNGLHLELQDNGPGISPGSWQESSEQSFGKQLVMSLCEQLTGVLQVKQQNGALFQMRFEESS from the coding sequence ATGCGGGCATTACTTACAACTGCGTCTTCACGGCAAAACGTTCGGTTTGTGCTGGGTATACTCTTTATCTGTCTGTTTAGTAGTTGGGTACGGGCGGGCGTCGATACAACGACCATCAATCAATGGCGGCAAAAAACACAGTATCTTCTCTTCAGAAGCAATGATTCATCGTTTGCTCTTGGCACGCAGATCATCAGGCACTCAAAACAGTTGGGTTATACGAAAGGGGTAGGCTGGGGATACGCACTAATCGGCACTGTTTATCGGAACAAAGGGGCATTTGATTCCAGCCTGTATTATGCCCAGCAGGCACTCGCCATTTTCGACGCGCAAAATCAGGCCGACGGGCAGGCTAACGTGTATAACCTACTGGCCCTGACCTATAAGCGAATGGGCGATGCGCAGAAAGTCAAACTGCTCACTCACAAAGCCATTCAATATAGTTACCTCGCCCGCGATTTTGCCATTAAGAGCCGTCAGTATGGCGAGTTGAGCCGAGCTTACAATACAATTGGCATTTCGTATCGCGATCTCAAACAGTTTGATTCGGCACGAGTGTACTACCGCCGGGCCATCGCCGTAGAGTTACAACACCAGCCTTCTTTTTCATACCTGCCTGTCAGCTACGCTAATTACGGGCAAATTCTGATGGATGCCGACAAGCGATACGACGAAGCGATCAGCTATTATAAGCGAGCTATTCCTCTATACGAAAAACAGGGCAACTGGGCGGGTCTGGAGCATGTTTATCGAAACCTCAACGTCACGTTTCGGCTCCAGAAAAAGTACCCGCAAGCTATCGAGGCAGCCAACGAATCAGTTGCCTACGGGCGGGCTGTCAACGATCCGCACCGGCTCTTTAACTCGCTTCAGCAGTCATACTTAACCTACCGGGCTGCTGGGCAGTATGAGCAGGCTATCATACACCTCGAAGAGTGGAAGCAACGCGAAGATTCGCTGCTGAGTATCGAAAAGACCCAAACCGTAGCTAAACTCGAAGCGGCCTACGAGTCGGAAAAGAAAGAAGCCCGCATTCGGCAGTTGGCCGACGAACACAGGAAAAATCGTCAGCAGATGACCATTCTGGCTGTAGGCATTTTACTGCTCCTGATTCTGCTGGGTGGGTTGTTTGGGCAATACCAGATCTTGCAGCAAAGCCGAAGCAAAATTCGACAGCAGTCAGACCAGATGAGCCTGATGATGCGCGAACTGCATCACCGGGTCAAGAACAACCTCGCCATTGTATCGAGTCTGCTCCGATTACAGGCCAGTCAGCTCAGCGATGAGCGCGTTGCACAGGCCATCCGAACGGGTCAGCAGCGGGTAGAAGCCATGTCGCTCATTCACCAGCGGCTTTATCAAACCGAGACCATCACAACCGTAAACGTGCGGCACTACCTGACCGATCTCATCAACAGTCTGGTTCGGGCTTACGGCTACAACTCCGACGATATCGACCTGCAACTCGACATTCGCAGAGAGTGGTTAGATGTTGACGTTGCCGTTCCGCTTGGTTTGATTGTTAACGAGTTAGCAACCAATTCCTTTAAACACGCTTTTCCGCAGGTGAACCGGCCCATGCTTCGGCTCAGCCTTTACGAAGACAATGGACTGCACCTCGAACTTCAGGATAATGGTCCCGGCATCAGCCCCGGCAGTTGGCAGGAAAGCAGCGAACAGTCGTTTGGGAAACAGTTGGTTATGTCACTTTGCGAGCAATTGACGGGTGTATTGCAGGTGAAGCAGCAAAACGGTGCGCTGTTTCAGATGCGCTTTGAAGAAAGTTCCTGA
- a CDS encoding GreA/GreB family elongation factor yields the protein MSTDNSQTDLHLIKHALLNQCRQYVQQRIATARQAMQAAQEAANSEEKSSAGDKYETGRAMAQLERDRHAQLLAEALKLEQELSRVDAEKDYKIAQPGSLVITDRGRFFVSISAGKMVVDSVEYFAISPASPIAAALLGKKTGDAITFNRQMYHVNSVG from the coding sequence ATGTCAACGGATAATTCACAGACTGATTTACACCTAATCAAACACGCCTTACTGAACCAGTGTCGGCAGTATGTACAGCAGCGTATCGCCACCGCCCGTCAAGCCATGCAGGCCGCCCAGGAAGCAGCTAACAGCGAAGAAAAAAGCAGCGCGGGCGACAAGTACGAAACAGGCCGGGCAATGGCCCAGCTCGAACGCGACCGTCACGCTCAACTGCTGGCCGAAGCGTTGAAACTTGAGCAGGAGTTGAGCCGCGTTGATGCCGAAAAAGACTACAAGATAGCCCAGCCCGGCAGTTTAGTCATCACCGACCGGGGGCGTTTTTTCGTCAGCATCAGCGCGGGAAAGATGGTGGTCGATAGCGTTGAGTATTTCGCCATATCGCCCGCTTCGCCCATTGCTGCGGCTCTGCTGGGCAAAAAAACGGGCGACGCGATTACATTTAATCGGCAGATGTATCATGTTAACTCGGTTGGTTAA
- a CDS encoding amidohydrolase, whose amino-acid sequence MIRLLLLCSTALCLLWACSTKKKADLLITNARVYTADSIFSTAEAFVIQDGKFLAVGSAQDLASQYDADSTADLGGKPVYPGFYDPHAHFLGLGQVLDQADLVGASSYDEVVERLKTFATNHPNVTWITGRGWDQNDWADKTFPTKEKLDVAFPNIPVALTRVDGHALLVNSKALRLAQITAGSSVAGGEVILKNGQPAGVLVDNAMQFVRRVLPRPDLADKARMLRAAEKVCLSLGLTTVSDAGISPDEINLIDSLHRTGKLNIRDYAMVSLGEPNLNYFLKRGPFQTDRLTVRSFKLYADGALGSRGACLRKPYSDRPETSGFLLLSPAELERVSKLLYASNFQANTHCIGDSANHIMLTIYGKLLKKANNRRWRIEHAQVVSPEDFWKYNRYSIIPSVQPTHATSDMYWADDRLGPVRVKGAYAFRDLMKQNNRIAFGSDFPVEAPNPLFGFHAAVARQDARNFPKGGYQMDNAVDRKSALLAMTRWAAYANFEEHLRGSIAPGKQADFVVLDQDIMTVPNEQLRTTKVQQTWIGGKRLF is encoded by the coding sequence ATGATTCGTTTACTACTGTTATGCAGCACAGCCCTATGTCTGCTCTGGGCTTGTTCGACGAAGAAAAAAGCCGATCTTCTTATCACCAATGCCCGCGTCTATACTGCCGATTCAATCTTCTCAACCGCCGAAGCGTTTGTGATTCAGGACGGCAAATTTCTGGCTGTTGGATCAGCACAGGACCTTGCCAGCCAATACGACGCCGATAGCACTGCCGATCTGGGAGGAAAGCCAGTTTATCCCGGATTCTACGATCCACACGCCCATTTCCTGGGTTTAGGTCAGGTGCTCGATCAGGCCGATCTGGTGGGTGCCAGCTCATACGACGAGGTTGTGGAGCGATTAAAAACCTTCGCAACAAACCACCCCAACGTGACCTGGATTACGGGCCGGGGATGGGACCAGAACGATTGGGCCGACAAAACCTTTCCGACCAAAGAAAAATTAGACGTGGCTTTCCCAAACATTCCAGTTGCGCTTACCCGCGTTGATGGTCATGCGCTGCTTGTGAACTCGAAAGCTTTACGACTGGCGCAAATTACGGCGGGTTCGAGCGTGGCCGGGGGCGAAGTAATTCTGAAAAACGGGCAACCTGCGGGCGTACTGGTCGATAACGCCATGCAGTTCGTGCGTCGGGTACTGCCCCGCCCCGACCTCGCCGACAAAGCCCGGATGCTTCGGGCCGCTGAAAAAGTCTGCCTGTCGCTCGGCCTGACCACCGTGTCGGATGCGGGCATCAGTCCCGACGAAATTAATCTCATCGACAGCCTGCACCGGACGGGCAAACTCAACATTCGCGATTACGCAATGGTGAGCCTGGGCGAACCCAACCTGAATTATTTTCTGAAACGCGGCCCGTTCCAGACCGACCGGCTTACGGTGCGTTCGTTTAAATTGTATGCCGATGGCGCATTGGGGTCGCGGGGGGCCTGTTTGCGCAAACCCTACAGCGACCGCCCCGAAACAAGCGGGTTTCTGCTGCTTAGCCCTGCCGAACTCGAACGGGTGTCGAAACTACTGTACGCGTCTAATTTCCAGGCCAATACGCACTGCATTGGCGACTCGGCCAACCATATCATGCTCACTATTTACGGCAAGCTGCTCAAGAAAGCCAACAACCGGCGGTGGCGCATCGAACACGCACAGGTGGTTTCGCCCGAAGATTTCTGGAAATACAACCGCTACTCGATCATTCCGTCGGTGCAGCCAACTCATGCCACGTCAGATATGTACTGGGCCGACGACCGGCTCGGTCCGGTGCGGGTAAAGGGGGCGTATGCGTTCAGGGATTTAATGAAGCAAAACAACCGGATTGCCTTCGGCAGTGATTTTCCGGTTGAAGCTCCAAATCCATTGTTTGGCTTTCATGCAGCCGTTGCCCGGCAGGATGCCAGGAATTTTCCGAAGGGTGGCTATCAGATGGACAATGCCGTTGACCGCAAATCGGCTCTGCTGGCTATGACGCGCTGGGCGGCCTACGCCAATTTTGAAGAACACCTGCGCGGCAGCATCGCGCCGGGCAAACAAGCCGATTTTGTTGTACTGGATCAAGATATTATGACCGTTCCGAACGAACAACTTCGAACCACGAAAGTCCAGCAAACCTGGATTGGCGGGAAGCGGCTGTTTTAA
- a CDS encoding TolC family protein, with product MQSARQSFLLGLATDRSFFNAFNRTSNTGVNATYTVFNGYARSALYTQLRQLVQVSTLTTRANIEATIANVATAYYDVVRQVQRLIAFEQALDISRERLELARANYEVGTRSKVDFLSAQVDYNTDSAALLSQDQSLRNAKIILNTLLIRDPLTAFAVRDTIIARSNLQLTPLQESLTARNPLLASAVLNRTLADIGVRLANAQQLPLITAQAGYNYQWIDNQGGFGIRTGRTWGPTYNIQATIPIFNGYNLKRQIQNARVNTLIAESQEADQRLQLQSALAQTYQTYANSLALLNLEVQNNELANQNVDIAYDRYRIGNSNFVEFRDVQRNAINAQTRLIEAEFNAKAAEIELLRLSSTITQELGL from the coding sequence TTGCAAAGTGCCCGTCAGTCTTTTTTGCTGGGGCTGGCAACTGACCGTTCGTTTTTTAATGCATTTAACCGGACATCCAACACCGGAGTAAACGCGACCTATACGGTTTTTAATGGCTATGCCCGCTCGGCACTCTATACACAGTTGCGGCAGTTGGTGCAGGTAAGCACATTGACAACTCGTGCCAATATTGAAGCTACTATCGCCAACGTAGCCACAGCTTATTACGACGTAGTGCGTCAGGTACAGCGACTTATTGCCTTTGAGCAGGCTCTCGATATATCGCGTGAGCGGCTTGAACTGGCCCGTGCCAACTATGAAGTGGGTACGCGCTCGAAGGTTGATTTTCTAAGCGCGCAAGTTGATTATAACACTGATAGCGCGGCTTTGTTGTCGCAGGATCAGTCATTACGAAACGCCAAAATTATTTTGAACACACTGCTGATTCGCGATCCGCTAACTGCGTTTGCTGTACGCGATACAATTATTGCCCGGTCTAATTTACAGTTAACTCCGCTACAGGAATCGCTGACGGCCCGAAATCCATTATTAGCCTCAGCCGTTCTAAACCGAACACTGGCTGATATTGGTGTGCGGCTGGCTAATGCTCAACAGTTGCCCCTCATTACGGCGCAAGCCGGCTATAATTACCAATGGATTGACAATCAGGGTGGATTTGGTATTCGTACAGGGCGTACCTGGGGGCCAACCTACAACATACAGGCTACTATTCCCATCTTCAACGGCTACAACCTGAAACGGCAGATTCAGAATGCGCGTGTGAATACCCTGATTGCCGAAAGCCAGGAAGCTGATCAGCGGCTACAACTGCAATCGGCTCTGGCGCAAACGTACCAGACCTACGCCAATAGCCTGGCCCTGCTGAACCTCGAAGTACAAAACAACGAACTGGCGAATCAAAACGTAGACATCGCCTATGACCGGTATCGTATCGGAAACTCTAACTTCGTTGAATTTCGTGACGTACAGCGCAATGCCATCAATGCGCAAACCCGGCTGATTGAGGCTGAGTTTAACGCCAAAGCTGCCGAAATAGAATTACTTCGACTTAGCAGCACCATTACGCAGGAACTGGGCCTGTAG
- a CDS encoding YetF domain-containing protein: protein MQEPVQPFDWQRILIDQFPWTYLGEVAFRTVFMFVVLLTALTVSGKREVRQLSVYELVLLIGLGSAAGDPMFYHDVPLSSAVVVFTVIMGCYKLVTYISDRNKRIRQTLEGKPVYVIENGCILIDNFDREDLTLDELMSDLRVEGIEQLGEVRTAIREPNGQLSVFRFKAEETRKGLPILPKLFDKHTDHVQEPGSYACCTCGYVQTFDKPAQQPPCPTCSNPVWVEAAD, encoded by the coding sequence ATGCAGGAACCCGTTCAGCCTTTCGATTGGCAGCGTATTCTGATCGACCAGTTTCCGTGGACGTATCTCGGCGAGGTAGCGTTTCGAACGGTTTTCATGTTCGTCGTACTGCTCACGGCTCTCACCGTTTCCGGGAAGCGTGAAGTTCGTCAACTGTCTGTTTACGAACTGGTTTTGCTGATTGGTCTTGGCTCGGCGGCTGGCGATCCGATGTTTTATCACGATGTGCCGCTGAGTTCGGCAGTGGTGGTGTTCACGGTAATTATGGGGTGCTACAAACTGGTAACATACATCAGTGACCGCAACAAACGCATACGCCAGACACTCGAAGGCAAACCCGTTTACGTGATAGAAAACGGTTGCATATTGATCGATAACTTCGACCGCGAAGACCTGACATTAGACGAACTGATGTCGGACCTGCGCGTCGAAGGTATCGAGCAGTTGGGGGAGGTACGAACGGCTATCCGGGAGCCAAACGGCCAGTTGAGTGTATTTCGGTTTAAGGCTGAAGAGACTCGGAAAGGATTACCGATTTTGCCAAAACTTTTCGACAAGCACACCGACCACGTTCAGGAACCGGGCAGCTATGCCTGCTGCACGTGCGGGTACGTACAAACCTTCGACAAGCCCGCTCAACAACCGCCCTGCCCAACCTGTAGTAATCCCGTTTGGGTAGAAGCCGCTGATTAA
- a CDS encoding DNA topoisomerase IB, producing the protein MDLLELAHDPVKAARAARLVYINDTTPGISRQRAGDRFTYIAPNGEEITDDDLLTRIRSMALPPAWERVWISPKANSHLQATGIDTKNRKQYRYHANWNAIRSETKFFRMVAFGDALPLLRERLHKDLKARELTREKVIAIALSVMEQTLIRVGNAAYEKEYGSYGLTTLKDRHVKANGTEVQFSFKGKKGIYHDITLHDRRLSRLVKACRDIPGKELFQYFDANGDRHSIDSGMVNNYLRETMGDDFSAKDFRTWAGTVNALRLLVDLEPCETEKELKKNVNTVLDDVAHRLGNTRTVCRKHYVHPQVLDAYECQDLNPYIRQKSRFRQTSPHGLDGVEKLLLRFLKDQVKTTAKSRSVKKAVA; encoded by the coding sequence GTGGACTTATTAGAACTGGCACATGACCCGGTGAAAGCGGCTCGGGCGGCCCGGCTCGTGTACATAAACGATACTACGCCCGGTATCAGCCGCCAACGTGCAGGCGACCGTTTTACTTACATTGCCCCGAATGGCGAAGAAATTACCGACGATGATTTACTGACCCGTATCCGCAGCATGGCTCTGCCACCAGCCTGGGAACGCGTATGGATTAGCCCGAAAGCAAATAGTCATTTACAGGCTACCGGCATCGACACTAAAAATCGCAAACAATATCGGTATCATGCCAATTGGAATGCCATTCGGAGCGAAACAAAATTCTTTCGCATGGTAGCGTTTGGCGACGCCCTGCCCCTACTCCGCGAACGACTGCACAAAGACCTGAAAGCACGCGAACTAACCCGCGAAAAAGTAATTGCCATCGCACTGAGCGTAATGGAACAAACCCTGATTCGGGTAGGTAATGCGGCCTACGAAAAAGAGTACGGCTCCTATGGGCTAACCACGCTCAAAGATCGGCATGTAAAGGCCAACGGCACCGAAGTACAATTTAGCTTCAAAGGCAAAAAAGGCATATACCACGATATTACACTGCACGACCGCCGACTGTCGCGGTTAGTGAAAGCCTGTCGCGATATTCCGGGTAAAGAACTGTTTCAGTACTTCGACGCTAACGGCGACCGGCATTCTATTGACTCCGGTATGGTGAACAACTACCTGCGCGAAACGATGGGCGATGATTTTTCGGCCAAAGATTTTCGGACATGGGCGGGCACCGTCAATGCGCTCCGGCTATTGGTTGATCTGGAACCCTGCGAAACTGAAAAAGAATTGAAAAAGAATGTCAATACGGTGTTAGATGACGTAGCGCATCGGCTGGGCAATACGCGCACCGTTTGCCGAAAACACTATGTGCACCCACAAGTGCTTGACGCCTACGAATGCCAGGATTTAAACCCGTATATTCGGCAAAAATCCCGCTTTCGCCAAACCAGCCCGCACGGCCTCGACGGCGTTGAAAAGCTGTTGCTACGGTTTCTGAAAGATCAGGTAAAAACGACTGCGAAAAGCCGGTCGGTAAAGAAAGCGGTTGCCTGA
- the sucD gene encoding succinate--CoA ligase subunit alpha, protein MSVLVNKDSKVIVQGFTGSEGSFHAQQMIEYGTNVVGGVTPGKGGQTHLDRPVFNTVEQAVEQAGANVSIIFVPPAFAADAIMEAADAGIKVIICITEGIPTEDMVAVKNYISDKDVRLIGPNCPGVMTAEECKVGIMPGFIFKKGTVGIVSKSGTLTYEAVDQLTKAGLGQSTAIGIGGDPIIGTTTKEAVELLMNDPETEAIVMIGEIGGGMEAEAARWIKADGNRKPVVGFIAGQTAPKGRRMGHAGAIVGGADDTAAAKMAIMRECGIHVVESPALIGDTMLKALGK, encoded by the coding sequence ATGAGTGTTTTAGTCAACAAAGACTCCAAAGTTATCGTCCAGGGCTTTACTGGCTCGGAGGGCAGTTTCCACGCCCAGCAGATGATCGAATACGGCACCAACGTGGTTGGGGGCGTAACGCCCGGCAAAGGTGGTCAAACACACCTCGACCGGCCTGTGTTCAATACCGTTGAACAGGCTGTTGAACAGGCCGGTGCCAATGTGTCGATTATTTTTGTACCGCCCGCTTTTGCTGCCGATGCCATTATGGAAGCAGCCGACGCCGGTATTAAGGTCATTATCTGCATCACCGAGGGCATTCCTACCGAAGATATGGTGGCGGTGAAAAACTACATCAGCGATAAAGACGTGCGGCTGATTGGCCCCAACTGCCCCGGCGTTATGACGGCAGAAGAATGCAAAGTAGGTATCATGCCGGGTTTTATTTTCAAGAAAGGCACCGTTGGTATTGTTTCAAAATCAGGTACGCTGACCTATGAAGCCGTTGACCAACTGACCAAAGCCGGTTTGGGCCAAAGCACGGCCATCGGTATCGGTGGCGACCCCATCATTGGCACTACGACCAAAGAAGCTGTTGAACTGCTCATGAACGACCCCGAAACCGAAGCTATCGTGATGATTGGCGAAATCGGTGGCGGTATGGAAGCCGAAGCCGCCCGCTGGATTAAAGCCGACGGCAACCGCAAACCCGTTGTAGGCTTTATTGCCGGTCAAACCGCGCCAAAAGGTCGTCGGATGGGCCACGCCGGAGCTATCGTCGGTGGAGCCGACGATACGGCAGCCGCAAAAATGGCGATTATGCGCGAGTGCGGTATTCATGTGGTTGAATCGCCCGCCCTTATCGGCGACACCATGCTGAAAGCATTGGGGAAATAG
- a CDS encoding DUF4271 domain-containing protein, with amino-acid sequence MKNVKRWFIRVLLFSLSTFHFSFFTLAQSRTTGIGPGGRFDPIYSFQDDFLVYDEATKAYVPYILEQHADQTALSAFVDLESNRRYSLLIATQQDGYLFINAALKRKLRAGQWQVLSIDSLYRAYRTPEIFITLYGAPGLIDKQLLIAHPRSATQKPIVLRDDNLSVRPRPVSIYDDFLSAGLVFLLATHAFLFSFYRRAFLRFYNPRDLLSLRAQEESFLINRPLSSTNNLFVLNLSFLLAYLIIFVQSRNVDVFASRTLLLGSQPFLALLGEFLLLTVVTFLALLGKYVALEVIGSLYRLPSIINIHYFKVLQSSMLFFSGMTFVLVVVAYNWSAASWSASTLLLPLIGFYIARLALLYLVIRVVEPIKNLYLFSYLCIVELVPLIIGLRFAL; translated from the coding sequence ATGAAAAATGTCAAGCGTTGGTTTATCCGAGTCTTACTTTTTTCATTAAGCACTTTTCATTTTTCATTTTTCACTTTAGCGCAGTCGCGCACAACGGGCATTGGCCCCGGTGGTCGTTTCGATCCAATTTATTCCTTTCAGGACGATTTTTTAGTGTACGACGAAGCTACCAAAGCTTATGTGCCGTACATTCTTGAGCAGCACGCCGACCAAACGGCCCTTAGTGCATTTGTCGATTTAGAGAGTAATCGGCGGTACAGCCTGCTTATCGCCACCCAACAAGATGGGTATCTGTTTATCAATGCAGCGTTGAAGCGGAAACTACGGGCTGGTCAGTGGCAGGTTCTCTCTATCGACAGTCTGTATCGGGCCTATCGAACGCCGGAGATTTTTATTACGCTCTATGGCGCACCGGGCCTGATCGATAAGCAACTGCTGATTGCTCACCCGCGCTCGGCCACCCAGAAACCCATCGTACTGCGCGACGATAATCTGAGCGTTCGGCCTCGCCCTGTTTCTATCTATGACGATTTTCTGAGTGCCGGGCTGGTTTTTTTGCTGGCTACGCACGCTTTTTTATTCTCATTTTACCGACGGGCCTTTCTTCGCTTCTACAACCCGCGTGATTTGCTGTCGTTGCGGGCGCAGGAAGAATCATTTTTAATAAATCGTCCGCTGAGCAGTACCAATAATCTGTTCGTGCTGAATCTGAGTTTTTTGCTGGCTTACCTAATTATCTTCGTGCAGAGCCGTAACGTAGACGTGTTTGCGTCGCGGACACTGCTGCTGGGGAGTCAGCCGTTTCTGGCTTTGCTGGGCGAGTTTTTGTTGTTAACGGTCGTAACCTTTCTGGCATTACTGGGTAAATACGTAGCTCTGGAGGTAATTGGCAGTTTATATCGGTTGCCATCCATTATCAATATACATTACTTTAAAGTGCTGCAGTCGTCTATGCTGTTCTTCTCCGGCATGACGTTCGTGCTGGTCGTGGTTGCTTACAACTGGTCGGCTGCTTCGTGGTCGGCGAGTACGCTTTTACTGCCGCTGATTGGCTTTTATATAGCTCGGCTGGCCTTGCTTTACCTCGTTATCCGGGTAGTTGAACCTATCAAGAATCTCTATTTATTTTCGTATCTTTGCATCGTTGAATTGGTTCCGCTTATCATAGGACTGCGATTTGCGCTATGA